The Populus alba chromosome 4, ASM523922v2, whole genome shotgun sequence genome contains a region encoding:
- the LOC118050759 gene encoding T-complex protein 1 subunit gamma, translating into MHAPVLVLRDSLKRESGTKVHHANIQAAKAVADIIRTTLGPRSMLKMLLDASGGIVVTNDGNAILRELDLAHPAAKSMIELSRTQDEEVGDGTTSVIVLGGEMLHVAEAFIEKSYHPTVICRAYSKALEDAIAVLDKIAVSIDVNDRLAMLGLVKSCIGTKFTSQFGDLIADLAIDATSTVGVDLGQGLREVDIKKYIKVEKVPGSQLEDSKVLKGVMFNKDVVAPGKMKRKIPNPRIILLDCPVEYKKGENQTNAELVREEDWEVLLKMEEEYIENMCVQILKFKPDLVITEKGLSDLACHYLSKAGVSAIRRLRKTDNNRIAKACGATIVNRPDELQESDVGTGAGLFEVKKIGDEFFAFIVDCKDPKACTVLLRGASKDLLNEVERNLQDAMSVARNILKNPKLLPGGGATELTVSAALKQKSSSIEGIEKWPYEAAAIAFEAIPRTLAQNCGVNVIRTMTALQGKHANGENAWIGIDGNTGEITDMKERKIWDAYNVKAQTFKTAIESACMLLRIDDIVSGIKKKQAPGAQGPSKPKIETEADADSEQILPD; encoded by the exons ATGCACGCTCCAGTTCTCGTTCTCA GGGATTCGTTGAAACGAGAATCAGGAACGAAGGTACATCATGCCAACATACAGGCTGCAAAGGCAGTTGCCGATATCATCAGGACCACCTTAGGTCCGCGGTCCATGTTGAAGATGCTCCTCGATGCCAGCGGTGGTATTGTCGTTACCAACGACGGCAATGCAATCCTCCGTGAGTTAGATCTGGCTCATCCTGCTGCCAAATCCATGATTGAATTGAGTCGCACTCAAGACGAAGAAGTCGGTGACGGAACGACCTCTGTCATTGTTCTAG GAGGAGAGATGCTTCATGTTGCTGAAGCTTTCATCGAAAAGAGCTATCATCCTACTGTCATTTGCCGAG CCTACAGTAAAGCTCTGGAGGATGCTATTGCCGTGCTTGACAAAATTGCTGTGTCCATTGATGTTAACGATC GTCTGGCAATGTTGGGGCTGGTCAAGAGTTGCATTGGCACAAAGTTCACTAGTCAATTTGGGGACTTAATTGCT GATCTAGCAATTGATGCCACCTCAACAGTTGGTGTTGACCTTGGCCAAGGGTTGCGGGAAGTTGACATTAAGAAATACATTAAGGTTGAGAAGGTGCCTGGCAGCCAGTTGGAAGATTCGAAGGTTCTTAAAGGGGTTATGTTTAACAAAGATGTGGTTGCCCcaggaaaaatgaaaagaaaaattcccAACCCGCGCATTATTCTTCTTGATTGCCCTGTTGAATATAAGAAAGGAGAGAACCAGACAAATGCCGAGCTGGTTAGAGAAGAAGACTGGGAAGTCCTGTTGAAAATGGAAGAGGAATACATAGAGAACATGTGTGTGCAGATACTTAAGTTCAAACCGGATTTGGTAATCACAGAGAAAGGTCTCAGTGATTTAGCATGCCACTATCTGAGCAAAGCTGGTGTTAGTGCAATCAGGAGGCTGAGGAAGACTGATAATAACAGAATTGCCAAGGCATGTGGGGCCACCATTGTTAACAGGCCAGATGAGTTGCAAGAGTCTGATGTTGGTACTGGGGCTGGCTTATTTGAGGTTAAGAAAATTGGGGATGAATTCTTTGCTTTCATTGTTGATTGCAAAGATCCAAAGGCTTGTACTGTTCTCTTGAGAGGTGCTAGCAAGGATCTTCTGAATGAAGTGGAAAGAAACTTGCAG GATGCCATGTCTGTAGCAAGAAATATACTCAAGAATCCAAAACTCCTTCCTGGTGGGGGTGCTACAGAATTAACTGTATCTGCTGCTCTGAAGCAAAAAAGTTCATCCATTGAAGGCATAGAAAAG TGGCCTTATGAAGCTGCTGCTATAGCTTTTGAGGCTATACCAAGGACATTGGCTCAGAATTGTGGTGTTAATGTGATCCGAACCATGACTGCTCTGCAAGGGAAG CATGCGAATGGTGAAAATGCATGGATTGGCATAGATGGGAACACTGGTGAAATTACTGATATGAAAGAGAGGAAG ATATGGGATGCATACAATGTCAAAGCACAAACCTTCAAAACAGCAATTGAGTCCGCTTGCATGCTTCTGAGAATTGATGACATTGTGAGTGGAATCAAGAAGAAGCAGGCCCCTGGAGCCCAGGGTCCATCCAAGCCAAAGATTGAGACGGAAGCTGATGCAGACAGCGAGCAGATACTTCCCGACTGA